AACACGCCCGCCGCGATCGCCACGATCAGCCCGAACATCGTCGTGCTCATCGCCTCCGCGATCCCCGCCGACAGCGCCCCGACGTTCGGGCCGGCGATGCGCTCCGTCAACGTGAAGAACACCTTGATCATGCCGACCACCGTGCCGAGCAGCCCGAGCATCGGCGCGATGTTGGAAATCTCCGCCAGGTAGCCGACGCGGTTCCAGATCACTTCGCTTCTGCGCCGGCCCTCCGCCGAGAGAATCTCCATGAGCACGCCCAGTTCCTTGTCGCGATTTTCGATGAGCCGCTGAATGATGCTCGACGAAAAGATGTGGCTCCGCTGCTGGCACAGGTGCGTCGCCTGCTCGAAGTTCCGATTGAGGATCAGCTTCGTCACATCATCGACGAACCGCGGCGGATTGAACGACCCGCTCGTGAGCGTCAGCAGCAGAAAAAGGAACAGCAACAGCGCGATCACCGACAGCGCGAGAATCGCGCCGTTGATGTACTTGCTGGTCATGAACAGCGCCCAGACCGTCGGCACGCCCTTGCCCATTTCGACCCCCGGCACGGACCCGCCGGCGGCCGCCGCATCGGGGGCGTTTTGGGCGAAGGCCACGCCGTAGATCGCAATCGTCAGTAAGAGTGCCGCGGCGAAGAGGCCCCATTTGGGCCGCCCGCTGCCGGAAATTCCCGCGCCCCCGGTGGGGTGTATCGGTTCGACATCGCTCATGGGCTCTGGACTCCGTGGGTGATACGGACGGATCGATCCTTGATGCGTCAACGCCATTGTAGCCGAATGAGCGGCGTGTTAAACCGCCGAGCCCGATCGCCGCCGATTTGCCCGGCGGGCCGGGTGAAAAAAGATTCTAAAATGGGGGAGCATTTTTGAGAAAATCCGGGCGGGTGCGTCCTATCCACTATGGAATGAGGCCCATGTCATTGTTTTGCGGTCGTTCGGAAAACGCGCAGCGGTCTGACCCATGACGCAGTTCCCCACATCCGACGATACCCCCGTCGCCGGCCGACAGGTCGAGCGGTTCATGGGCCTCTTCGCCGCGCATCAACGCCGCATCTACGGGTACATCCGCGTGATGGTCCCCCGCCCCGGCGATGCGGAGGACGTGTACCAGGAAACGCTCATGGCGATGTGGCGGATGTTCGAGCAGTTTCAGCCGGGGACGGACTTTGCCGCATGGGCCTTAAAGGTCGCCAAGCTGCGCGTGCTGGAATATCGCCATCGCACGAAGCGCGACGCCGGCCCGGCGTTCGACCCCGCCACGCTCGACCTCCTCGCCGACGACATGCACGCGCTGGGCCCGCAGCTCGATCACCGCCTCGAAGCCCTGCGCTCGTGCATGAACGATCTCGAGCCCGGCCATCGCCAGCTCATCGACCTGCGTTACCAGCAGGACGCGAGCGTCGAGTCGATCGCGCAGCAGTTGGGCCGATCCAGCAAGACGATTTACCGCATGCTCAGTGCCGCTCATCAGGCGCTGCTCGCCTGCGTGCGCCGCCGCATGGCGGAGCAGGTCTGAACATGACGCACGAAAACGCCCAACTTGTCGCACTCATCGACGGCGCCCGCGAAGGGCTGCTCGATCCCGTGCAGACCGCGGCGCTCCAGTCGCTGATCGTGCGCGATGGGGAAGCCCGGCGGCTGTATGTCGAGTCGATGCTGTTGGCCGCCGATCTGCGATTTGAATGTGCGGGCGTGCCGGCGCCGCGGTACCAGACGCTTCGGCTCAAAGCCGCCTCAGCGTCGGCGTGGCGCGCTGCGGATGAATCCTCCACGCCGACGCTGAGCCGCGCTTCGCGGCGAAGCGTCTGGTATCTCGCCGCGCTGATCATGCTCGCCGCCGCGCTCCTCTTCTTCTTCCTGCCGACTGCTCCCCGCTCCGCACTCCCCGCTCCCCACGCCAACACCATCGCAATGCTCTCCGACGCCGTCGGCGCCGACTGGGGCGACACGATGTTGCCGACCGCGCTGGGCAGCGAGCTTTCCACCGGGCGGCTCACGCTCCACGCCGGCACCGCGCAGATCATGTTCCACTCCGGCGCCGTCGTCGACCTGACCGGCCCATGCGACTTCGAACTGACCGGGCTTAACCGCGGTCTGCTCCGGCGCGGCACGATTCAGGCATACATCCCCGTCGCGGCGCGCGGCTTTGTGCTCGCCACGCCGTCGCGCGTGAGCATGATCGACCTGGGCACCGAATTCGCCAGCATCGTCGAACCCTCCGGCCGGGTCGAACTGCACGTGCTGGTGGGCGAAGTCGAGCTGCGTGACGCCGACAACCACACACTCCGTCGCGTCACGTCCGGCTTCGCCGCCGCCGTGCAGCCCGACGGAACCGTCGAACCCCTCGCGCTCGACGCCGATCGATTCGAGCCCCCGCAGGATGCCGTGCGTCAGACGCCGCCGCCGGGCGTTTCGCAGGACCGTGACGCGGTGCCGATGATCGTCGCTGATTATGCGGATGACTTTGCCGCCGATCATCTGCCGGCGGGATGGCGCTATCTCTGGAACGCGCCGCGCGATTGGCATCAGGGCATCAGCCGCGACGAATCCGATGGCGCGATCTGGGACCTGGCCGGCTATCGCCCGCTCTTTCCCGCCGGCGGGGCGTGGACCGCCGACGGCGATCGCGATCCGACCAATGGGTCGCCCGCCCGGTTTCTGACGCTCACGAAAATCGGCGGGCACCCCGGCCGCGGCATGACGCAGCCGGAGACCGAACTGCCCCAAGGCCTCGCCCCGATCAAACCCAACCGGCGCGACCGCTTCGCCATCGCCGCGTGGACCGCCGATCATGACGGGTTCTACGCCATCACGCACAGCGCCCTCGCTTCGACCAACGAGCCGAGCAACGGCCTCAACGTCCGCGTGTTCACTTCGTACTCCGCCGTCCGCGCGCTGGTGGACGAAGTCGTCCCCGCCGACGGCGCCGCTGCTTCGTTCGACGCCGACCTGGGCTACCTCCGCGCCGGACAGACGATCTACGTCGCCGTCGGACCCAATGGCGCCGACGGCTCCGACTCGTTCACGCTCGACTTCTCCATCGCGTTCACCCCGGTCATTCGACCGGCCGCCCAAGAGCAAAAACCTTGAAGGAAACCGAGAAGATCATTTTCAGGAGAACCCCCATGAGATGCGCCAAGCTTGTCACGACCGGTCTGATTCTCTCCGCCGCTTCGCTCGCCAACGCCGCGAACATCGCCGACTTCCGCGATGACTTTTCCGGCACGGCGTTCCCGACCGGATGGCAGTACCTCTGGAACGCCCCGCTCGATTGGAACGGGTCCAGCAGCAGCGACGCGTCGACGAATCCGCTGGGCACCTCCGCCAATTACGTCGCGCTCAATCCGGTCAGCGGCACCTGGCGCGCCGATAATGACACGCTCAATAACAATGGCTTCCCCGCCGATTTTCTCTTGCTTACCAGCACCGGCGGACACCCCGGCCGCGGGTCCACGCAATCCGACGGCATCGGCAACAATCAGGACCGCGCCCCCATCGCCGCGTACACCCTCCAGGCCGGCGATGCGGGTCCCGTGTATCTGACCAACACGCTTCTGCAAGGCACGAACCCGACGCACACCGGCACGCTCCGCGCTCTGGTCTACGTCAATGACACGCTCGTCGTCAACAAAGTCCAGACCGCCCTCGCCCCCATCAGCTTCGACGCCGCCCTCGGCAACCTCAATGTCGGCGACACCGTCTACGTCGCCGTCAGCCCCGATGGCGCCGACGGGTCCGACGGCTTCGCCCTCGACTTCACCCTCTCGCATTTCGCCAACTCCGTCAACGGGCCGATCGTCGTCGCCGACCTGCATGACGATTACAAACTCTCCGGCTCCTTCGCCGACGGCACCCAGGCGTCCTTCGCCAACCTTGGCACCGGATGGGCCTACCTCTGGAACGCGCCCGCCGACTGGGACGGAACCACCAGCAGCGACGGCTCCACCGGCGCGATCACCTCGATCGCAGACTTCGAATTCCTCAAGGCCGGCGGCGGACGATGGAGCCCCGACGGCGACGCGCTCAACAACGACGGTCCGCCCTCGCGCTATCTCAACACCGGCAACCTCAGCGGCTCCCTCGTCTCCGGTCACCCCGGCGCCGGTTTCACCCAAGGCGAAGGCATCGGCAACAATCAGGACCGCTACGTCATCTACGCCTACACCATCGACACCGACGGCCTCTACGAAATCATCGACAGCCACTTCAGCACCGGCGACGCGCAGGGCGACGGCAACAACGTCCGCGTCTTCACCAGTCTCGACGCACTCACCGCGCTCTTCGACACCACCTTCGCCGGCGTGACCGATGCGCACTTCAACACCGCGCTGGGCTTCCTCTCCGCCGGCGACGTCGTCTACGTCGCCGTCGGCGTCGGGTCCAACGGCAACGATTCCAACGACAGCTACAACATCGACTACGCCATTGCCGCCGTCCCGACGCCCGCCGCGCTGCCCGCCGGACTCGCGCTGATGGGAATGATCCTGGTGCGACGCAGAAAATGACAAATCGATATGTCCAATCCGAAGCGCATTTGGCGGCGGGGCTTGCCACGCGCGGCCAGATGCGCACGCCGCGCGGGGCAAGCCCCGCCGCTAAACGCGCTGTCCGCGGCGCGCCGTTCAGCCGGGCGTTCACCCTCATCGAACTCCTCGTCGTCGTGAGCATCATCGCTTTGCTCATCGCGATCCTGCTCCCCTCGCTTTCGCAGGCGCGCAAGGACGCCAAGAGTCTCGTCTGCGCCACGCATCTGCGCCAGCTCGGCGTGGCGCTCGCTTCCTACTCCGTCGAGTATCGCGATCACATCTTCCCCTACTACAAATCAGGCGGCATCTCCACCGGCGGCCTCCCCTATGACCATTTCTGGATGCACGTCATCAGCCCCTACATCGGCGATGACGACCGCGTCCTCCTCTGCCCCGAAGCGCCCGTCGATTACGAACATCAATGGGACTACACCACCGACACCGTGCATCCCTACAGCGGATGGGGCACGGTCAGCGTCGCATGGGGCGCCCCCGACACCGGCGGCGGATTCATCAAGGGCTTCGACGGGTCGTACACCTGGAACGCATGGATGCACGGCGGACGCAACTACGGCATCACCGACGGCGCCAGCCCCGCCTCCGACGCCGCCGACTACAAAAAGCATTTCAACGGCTTGTCCAAACCCAAGCTCACCGACCTAGCCCCGCTCTGGTCCGACGGCATGTGGGTCGACAACTGGTTCCAGAACAACAAGAACGGCTCGATCACCTTCCCGCCGACGCGACTGACCGGCGCCAACGGCGGGGCCGGCCGCATCTGCATCGATCGCCATCAAGGCGCGATCAACGTCGTCTTCGCCGACGGCAGCGCCCGACGCATCGAGCTGGCCGACCTTTGGGGCCTGACCTGGAACACCGAGTCCACGCC
The nucleotide sequence above comes from Planctomycetota bacterium. Encoded proteins:
- a CDS encoding prepilin-type N-terminal cleavage/methylation domain-containing protein — encoded protein: MTNRYVQSEAHLAAGLATRGQMRTPRGASPAAKRAVRGAPFSRAFTLIELLVVVSIIALLIAILLPSLSQARKDAKSLVCATHLRQLGVALASYSVEYRDHIFPYYKSGGISTGGLPYDHFWMHVISPYIGDDDRVLLCPEAPVDYEHQWDYTTDTVHPYSGWGTVSVAWGAPDTGGGFIKGFDGSYTWNAWMHGGRNYGITDGASPASDAADYKKHFNGLSKPKLTDLAPLWSDGMWVDNWFQNNKNGSITFPPTRLTGANGGAGRICIDRHQGAINVVFADGSARRIELADLWGLTWNTESTPMNPPALLPTE
- a CDS encoding sigma-70 family RNA polymerase sigma factor, producing MTQFPTSDDTPVAGRQVERFMGLFAAHQRRIYGYIRVMVPRPGDAEDVYQETLMAMWRMFEQFQPGTDFAAWALKVAKLRVLEYRHRTKRDAGPAFDPATLDLLADDMHALGPQLDHRLEALRSCMNDLEPGHRQLIDLRYQQDASVESIAQQLGRSSKTIYRMLSAAHQALLACVRRRMAEQV